Proteins from a single region of Pirellulales bacterium:
- a CDS encoding serine/threonine-protein kinase, with the protein MLQTGVIFQDRYRVQGEVGRGSFGIVYAAEDLQTGQTVAVKVLLPWTRSNESLRHRLKREAKLTGMLKSPHAVRILDLDEIPGGDFYIVMEFLAGEELRQLVEREGRLPPERAAGIARQTLHALGESHSLGVIHRDLKPHNIFICRTTDGSDMVKVLDFGIAKVAGTEDGSGLAETTRLTSPGGVLGTPQYMSPEQCRGESLTPASDFYSLGIALYQMVTGHVPFDDPNAVQVLMLHDGAPLPPLPPEIARTGLGHAIARALEKDPRARFRTAGEFMAALDPRGPQSQAPAGAQSSANSAVASAAYSANHHSPVAIGGAAVPPLQADTAVPFTGQPAPAKPARRAAAGGPFRKLGPYLVGIAILILLALLLLSRYLG; encoded by the coding sequence ATGCTGCAAACCGGCGTTATTTTTCAAGATCGATACCGCGTTCAAGGCGAAGTGGGACGCGGCTCGTTTGGAATCGTCTACGCCGCCGAAGATTTGCAAACCGGCCAGACCGTCGCCGTCAAGGTTCTCCTCCCCTGGACGCGCTCGAACGAATCGCTCCGCCATCGGCTGAAGCGCGAGGCGAAGCTCACCGGGATGCTGAAAAGCCCGCATGCCGTGCGAATTCTCGATCTCGATGAAATTCCCGGCGGCGATTTCTATATCGTGATGGAGTTCCTTGCCGGCGAGGAGCTGCGGCAACTCGTCGAGCGCGAGGGCCGGCTGCCGCCCGAGCGTGCGGCCGGCATCGCCCGGCAAACGCTCCATGCCTTGGGAGAATCGCATTCGCTCGGCGTGATCCATCGCGATCTCAAGCCGCACAACATCTTCATTTGCCGCACGACCGACGGCTCCGACATGGTCAAGGTGCTCGACTTCGGCATCGCCAAAGTGGCCGGCACGGAAGATGGCTCCGGGCTGGCGGAAACGACGCGGCTCACCTCGCCCGGCGGAGTGCTCGGGACCCCGCAATACATGAGCCCCGAGCAGTGCCGCGGCGAATCGCTCACGCCGGCGAGCGACTTTTATTCGCTGGGAATCGCGCTTTATCAGATGGTCACGGGCCACGTTCCGTTCGACGATCCGAATGCCGTGCAAGTGTTGATGCTGCACGACGGCGCTCCGCTGCCGCCGCTGCCGCCCGAGATTGCCCGCACAGGCCTTGGCCACGCCATCGCTCGCGCGCTGGAAAAAGATCCGAGGGCGCGGTTTCGCACGGCCGGCGAGTTCATGGCCGCGCTCGATCCGCGCGGGCCTCAATCGCAGGCGCCGGCGGGGGCGCAATCTTCGGCCAATTCGGCAGTTGCGTCGGCAGCTTATTCGGCGAATCATCATTCGCCCGTGGCGATCGGGGGTGCCGCCGTTCCGCCGCTGCAAGCTGACACCGCCGTGCCGTTCACCGGCCAGCCGGCTCCGGCCAAACCGGCACGCCGCGCTGCAGCAGGCGGACCTTTTCGCAAGCTCGGGCCTTATCTGGTCGGCATCGCGATCCTGATCTTGCTGGCGCTGCTGCTTCTCAGCCGTTATCTTGGGTGA